Proteins co-encoded in one Carassius carassius chromosome 35, fCarCar2.1, whole genome shotgun sequence genomic window:
- the bmi1a gene encoding polycomb complex protein BMI-1-A: MTMHRTTRIKITELNPHLMCVLCGGYFIDATTIIECLHSFCKMCIVRYLETSKYCPICDVQVHKTKPLLNIRSDKTLQDIVYKLVPGLFKNEMKRRRDFYAEHPSVDAANGSNEDRGEVADEDKRIITDDEIISLSIEFFDQRAQHQGNTDERQKEEVNNKRYLQCPAAMTVMHLRKFLRSKMDIPPTFQIEVMYEDEPLKDYYTLMDIAYIYTWRRNGPLPLKYRVRPSCKKMKMAHPQDGVNNTNRSESDSASDKASSPAGVPSTSSLLPSPSTLVQPSQPNFTHISNPINGMTMTSPNRQFTLGNKVRKTALNGSSTSSG, encoded by the exons ATGACGATGCATCGTACAACAAGGATCAAGATCACGGAGCTCAATCCCCATTTGATGTGTGTCTTGTGTGGTGGATATTTCATAGATGCAACAACAATCATAGAATGCTTGCACTCAT TTTGTAAAATGTGCATTGTCCGGTACCTGGAAACCAGTAAATACTGTCCCATATGTGATGTACAGGTCCACAAAACGAAGCCGCTTCTCAATATTCG GTCTGACAAAACTCTACAGGACATTGTATACAAGTTGGTTCCTGGTCTTTTCAAAA atgAAATGAAGCGTAGGAGAGATTTTTACGCTGAACACCCATCTGTTGATG ctgcaAATGGATCAAATGAGGATCGAGGAGAAGTTGCTGATGAAGACAAGCGAATCATCACAGATGATGAAATTATCAGTCTGTCAATTGAGTTTTTTGATCAAAG AGCCCAACATCAAGGCAACACAGATGAGAGGCAAAAAGAAGAG GTTAATAATAAAAGATACTTACAGTGCCCTGCTGCAATGACTGTGATGCATTTGAGGAAATTTCTGAGAAGCAAAATGGATATACCTCCTACTTTTCAG ATTGAAGTTATGTATGAGGATGAGCCTTTGAAGGATTACTACACATTAATGGACATTGCCTACATCTACACTTGGAGAAGA AATGGTCCACTGCCTCTGAAATACCGCGTGCGGCCCAGCTGTAAAAAAATGAAGATGGCCCATCCACAAGATGGCGTGAACAATACAAACCGCTCTGAAAGCGACTCAGCCAGCGATAAGGCCAGCAGTCCCGCTGGAGTACCATCCACCTCCTCACTACTACCGAGTCCAAGCACACTGGTTCAGCCTTCACAACCTAATTTCACCCATATCTCCAATCCTATTAACGGCATGACGATGACAAGCCCAAATCGACAGTTCACCTTAGGCAACAAAGTGCGAAAGACGGCGCTGAATGGATCTTCCACATCATCGGGATGA
- the commd3 gene encoding COMM domain-containing protein 3: MELSESVMKGLQTLADPNVFDLKSFTIFMDVAFDSLDSSRGESVLGHPELRHFDQTTLKHCHTAATTFILEGVKQNADKSTISSCLEDVRFQNERVDTFYKSFQKHKKSLESLLSSTDTCPPHITDAEWRLEYCIKNSHVHKVNQPSYLISLNTERAGASSEINFSCTMDQLQDLVGKMKDAAKSLERAAQS, translated from the exons ATGGAGTTGTCGGAATCAGTGATGAAAGGGCTTCAAACCCTGGCCGATCCGAATGTGTTCGACCTGAAATCATTCACGATATTTATGGACGTCGCATTCGACAGTCTGGACTCCTCTCGGGGCGAAAGCGTTCTAG GTCACCCAGAATTGAGGCACTTCGACCAGACCACCTTGAAACACTGTCACACCGCAGCAACGACCTTTATTCTGGAAGGCGTTAAACAAAATGCAGATAAATCAACTATTAG CTCATGTCTTGAAGACGTCAGATTCCAGAATGAAAGAGTGGatacattttataaatcattCCAG aaaCACAAGAAAAGTTTGGAATCTTTGTTGTCAAG CACTGACACATGTCCTCCCCATATAACGGATGCTGAATGGCGTCTTGAGTATTGTATAAAG AATAGTCATGTGCATAAAGTCAATCAGCCGTCATATCTGATTTCATTAAACACCGAG AGGGCTGGCGCTTCTTCAGAAATCAACTTTAGTTGTACCATGGACCAACTTCAG GATTTGGTTGGAAAAATGAAGGACGCAGCAAAGAGTCTCGAGAGGGCAGCCCAGTCTTAA